The DNA region GCCGTCACCGTTGAAGGCGTCACCCCGAGCTGACGAGCCAGCTCCTGCATCATACAGCACTTGCGCTCAATCAAAATGCGCAGCAGGCTCAGCTGGCCGCTGGTGGTACGGATCTCGGAAAGGTCCTCGCGGTCAGGCTCAGCCAGGACCTCGGAATTGAGCGCGTCGGTGTGCATCTGGCGCAGCACCTTGGGGACAATATCCAGCAGCTCCATTGCCAGCGCTGCGCTATCATCCTGCGAATCTGGTCGCATGGTCGCTCCTTACTCACTTTGACAATCTAATTATATGATAGGCAAACTAGCGAGGCAAGTAAAGGGAAGCAGGCCGTTCTTGCCGGTCTTATGGAAGAGTCAGTAGCAATTTCGCCTGAACTATGCTAGAATCGCCCATGATAAGAGACCAGGAAAACCATCGCAGGCAAGGAGAACGGCATTTGGCAACGCACGACAAACGGTACGTTATCATTGGGAACGGGATCGCCGGCACTACCGCCGCCGATACCTTACGCAAGCTTGATCCAAACTGCAGCATCCAACTGATTACGAACGAGCCTTACCCTCTCTATAACCGTGTTTCATTGCCGCGTTTCCTGCAAGGGGTGCTGCCCGAGCAAAAGGTAATGATTCGTGACTTTGCCTGGCATGAGCAGCGCCGAATCTCTCTGCTGACCGAGACGCTCGTAACTGAGGTCAACACGGACGAGCGCGTTGTTGTCACCGAGCGCGGGCAACATTTCCCCTATGATGCGCTTCTGATTGCCAGTGGGGGCTGGGCCAAGCCGCTGCAGGTGCCGGGGGCAGCCGGCACGAAGCACATCTACAACTTTGTCACCCTGGATGACACGAAGACTATTATAGCGCGCATCCTCGAATCGCGCACGGCCCTGGCCTACGGGGGCAGCTTCATCTCCTATGAGCTGTGCGATGGCTTTGCCATGCGCAAGCTAGAGACCACCTGGCTTATGCGTGGTCCATACTGGCTGCGCAGCTGCCTTGATCCCGAGGGGGGCGAGATCGTCGACGCCATTGCCGGGCGTTTTGGGGTCACTGTCATCCACGGCGACGAAATTAGCGAGGTTGTTGCGCGCGACGGTGTACCGGCTTACGTCAAGACCAGACAGGGGCGTGAGATCCAGGCGGACATTATCGGCGTAGGGCTTGGGATTACGCTCAACACTGCTTTCCTTAAAGGCACGCCCGTTGAGGTCCGCTCTGGCGTAGTAGTGAACGAATATCTTGAGACGAATGTGCCGCATGTTTATGCTGCCGGCGACGTTGCCGAGTTTTATGATCCGACGATTGGCCGTCACCATACGATGGGGACCTGGGATAATGCTTTGGCGCATGGGCGCATTGCTGCGATCAACATGGCTGGAGGTCGTGAGCCATACGTCGATGTGCCCACTTACACAAGTCCGCTCTTTGATGTTAACATCGCCGTCATTGGCACTGCCGAGTCCAACAATCCAGAGCTGGAAAGCGTCTCTCTGCGCGAGCCTGGTGAAAAGGGCCATGAGAACTACCGCAAACTATTCCTGCGTGAAAACAAGCTGGTTGGCGCGCTCATGATCGGCAGCCCCAAAGGACGCAAAAAGCTTGTCGAGCTGATCAAGAACCAGCAGGTGCTGGCCAGTCCCTCCGAGCGAGAGGCCGTTTTGACCCTGAAATAGCACTCCTTTTGGGCTATCGCGCTTGACGAAACCGGGCTGGTAAGATACCGTAGCTACCATCAAGGATCGTCAGGCTCGCCAACTCAGGCAGGTCGTGATGATGCGCCGGAGCGAGCATATGCAGGAGGGAGTTTGTGGCTGTTTTCTGTCCGCATTGTGGCAAAGCCTTGCTTAGAGAGAATGCACGCTTCTGCAATAACTGTGGCAGATTTCTTCCTGCGACAAAGCAGGTTCCTCCTTCCACTGCCGCCAGCGAGGAACCATCCTCTTCAGGGTCGCCGGAGAGCCAGGGGCCAGCTGGGAAGGCGCCTACCTCTGGCAGCGTGCATGTGCCTCCTCCCTGGCTCGATCAGTTAGATCGGGAGGTGGCCAGCCGCCGCTGGCGGACGCCGCGCCGTGACTCGCTTGAACGCTTTCCCGACCTGCCTGGGCAAACAGAGAGTTCTTTTCAGGCGCCTTCTTCTGCGGGTGACTCATCTGATCTGGCTGCCTCCGCGTCGCCAGATCGGGAGTCTGCGCCTTCGTGGTCAACCCGGCCCGCTGTGCCTCACTCTAGCTCTCCTTCCAGCGATCAGGAATCGGCTGCTGCGGA from Thermogemmatispora onikobensis includes:
- a CDS encoding NAD(P)/FAD-dependent oxidoreductase, coding for MATHDKRYVIIGNGIAGTTAADTLRKLDPNCSIQLITNEPYPLYNRVSLPRFLQGVLPEQKVMIRDFAWHEQRRISLLTETLVTEVNTDERVVVTERGQHFPYDALLIASGGWAKPLQVPGAAGTKHIYNFVTLDDTKTIIARILESRTALAYGGSFISYELCDGFAMRKLETTWLMRGPYWLRSCLDPEGGEIVDAIAGRFGVTVIHGDEISEVVARDGVPAYVKTRQGREIQADIIGVGLGITLNTAFLKGTPVEVRSGVVVNEYLETNVPHVYAAGDVAEFYDPTIGRHHTMGTWDNALAHGRIAAINMAGGREPYVDVPTYTSPLFDVNIAVIGTAESNNPELESVSLREPGEKGHENYRKLFLRENKLVGALMIGSPKGRKKLVELIKNQQVLASPSEREAVLTLK
- a CDS encoding MarR family winged helix-turn-helix transcriptional regulator → MRPDSQDDSAALAMELLDIVPKVLRQMHTDALNSEVLAEPDREDLSEIRTTSGQLSLLRILIERKCCMMQELARQLGVTPSTVTAMVKRLQAQGYLERSRDEADWRTVWVKPTARAQRLVQLYDRGRLASLERRLVRLSETEREHLVAALPALRRLIED